A stretch of the Clarias gariepinus isolate MV-2021 ecotype Netherlands chromosome 26, CGAR_prim_01v2, whole genome shotgun sequence genome encodes the following:
- the zmynd11 gene encoding zinc finger MYND domain-containing protein 11 isoform X1 — MSRVVKKRQADPKVVQYVWSAIKVIRSQKQIANMDRISKYLSRVYGMHPKETSRQLVLAVKDGLVVETLTVGCKGSKAGVEQEGYWLPGDEMEQMSEGSKQEWEAESHDWYCFECHLPGDVLECDGCFRVYHIRCLPDESQPRDSTSHWQCAVCRVHGSKRANFNKQEMAVYLRFILARMKERAIDLHKRGKETKQAVYRRLIHTALDVDNIQENISEGKYKNFEEFKADAQLIVHNTAILHGARSDQTEIARLLYNDTCHELNELQLCRTCFHLSNARPDNWFCYPCAPNHELVWARMKGFGYWPAKVMQREGNQVDVRFFGHQHQRAWIPSDNIQEITVNVQQLQVKRSSGWKKACEELELHQRFLREGRAWKGRADERQEEAESSISSTSNEQSKSNQEPKAKKSRRSQPPEPKEEQEPEPEVEAVSSSQEIPTAAPHQPERMSVSTQTKKSPSSSSSPAPRMLHRATQTLNEGSCQNMCHDKYTKIFSDVKEMMKVENKRETERVLKEALDKLRVEMEEEKRQAVSKAVTNTQAEMERKCKQVKEKCKEELMEEMKKMMNQHKQLISQTKKKQWCYNCEEEAMYHCCWNTSYCSIKCQQEHWHADHKRTCRRKR, encoded by the exons ATGTCTCGGGTGGTGAAGAAGCGGCAGGCCGACCCCAAGGTGGTGCAGTACGTGTGGTCGGCCATCAAGGTGATCCGCAGCCAGAAACAGATCGCTAACATGGACCGGATCTCAAA GTATCTGAGCCGTGTGTACGGGATGCACCCCAAAGAGACGTCCAGACAGCTGGTGTTAGCGGTGAAGGACGGGCTCGTGGTGGAGACGCTCACTGTGGGCTGTAAGGGCTCTAAGGCTGGAGTGGAGCAGGAGGGATACTGGCTGCCCGGAGACGAGATG GAGCAGATGTCAGAGGGGAGTAAG caggaATGGGAGGCAGAGAGTCATGACTGGTACTGTTTCGAGTGTCATCTCCCAGGAGACGTGCTGGAGTGCGACGGCTGCTTCCGCGTCTATCACATCCGCTGTCTCCCTGACGAGTCCCAGCCCCGAGACTCCACCTCCCACTGGCAGTGTGCTGTCTGCAGGGTACAt GGCAGTAAAAGGGCGAACTTTAACAAACAGGAAATGGCCGTATATCTGAGGTTCATTCTCGCCCGTATGAAAGAAAGG GCCATCGACCTGCACAAGAGAGGCAAAGAGACGAAGCAGGCGGTGTACCGGAGGCTGATCCACACGGCGCTGGACGTGGATAACATTCAGGAG AACATTTCCGAGGGCAAGTACAAGAACTTTGAGGAATTCAAAGCAGACGCCCAGCTGATTGTCCACAACACGGCCATTCTCCACGGAG CGCGCAGCGATCAGACCGAAATCGCCAGACTTCTCTACAACGACACGTGCCATGAG CTGAACGAGCTGCAGTTGTGCAGAACCTGTTTCCATCTGTCTAACGCTCGGCCCGATAACTGGTTCTGTTATCCCTGT GCTCCCAATCATGAGCTAGTCTGGGCCAGAATGAAGGGTTTCGGTTATTGGCCCGCCAAAGTGATGCAGCGAGAAGGGAACCAGGTTGATGTTCGTTTCTTTGGTCACCAGCACCAGAG AGCCTGGATCCCTTCAGACAACATCCAGGAGATTACCGTGAACGTGCAGCAGCTCCAGGTGAAGCGCAGCAGCGGATGGAAGAAGGCGTGTGAGGAGCTGGAGCTTCACCAGCGCTTCCTCCGCGAAGGACGCGCATGGAAGGGACGCGCGGACGAGCGGCAGGAGGAGGCCGAGTCCAGCATCTCCTCCACCAGCAACGAGCAG TCGAAGAGCAATCAGGAGCCTAAAGCTAAGAAGAGCCGCCGTTCCCAACCACCAGAACCCAAAGAAGAG CAGGAGCCCGAGCCCGAGGTGGAGGCTGTGAGTTCGAGTCAGGAGATCCCCACCGCCGCTCCCCACCAGCCCGAGCGCATGTCCGTCTCAACACAAACCAAAAAGTCTCCGTCGTCCTCTTCCTCGCCCGCGCCCCGCATGCTGCACCGCGCCACGCAGACGCTCAACGAGGGCAGCTGTCAGAACATGTGCCACGACAAGTACACCAAAATCTTCAGCGACGTCAAGGAGATGATGAAGGTCGAAAACAAGCGCGAGACGGAGCGAGTGCTGAAGGAGGCCCTGGACAAG ctgagggtggagatggaggaggagaagaggcAGGCAGTGAGTAAAGCGGTGACCAACACGCAGGCGGAGATGGAGCGCAAGTGTAAGCAGGTGAAGGAGAAGTGTAAGGAGGAGCTGATGGAGGAGATGAAGAAGATGATGAACCAGCACAAGCAGCTCATCTCCCAGACCAAGAAGAAGCAGTGG tgttataACTGCGAGGAGGAGGCGATGTACCACTGCTGCTGGAACACGTCGTACTGCTCCATCAAGTGTCAGCAGGAACACTGGCACGCCGATCACAAACGCACCTGTCGCAGGAAGAGATGA
- the zmynd11 gene encoding zinc finger MYND domain-containing protein 11 isoform X5, which translates to MSRVVKKRQADPKVVQYVWSAIKVIRSQKQIANMDRISKYLSRVYGMHPKETSRQLVLAVKDGLVVETLTVGCKGSKAGVEQEGYWLPGDEMEQMSEGSKQEWEAESHDWYCFECHLPGDVLECDGCFRVYHIRCLPDESQPRDSTSHWQCAVCRGSKRANFNKQEMAVYLRFILARMKERAIDLHKRGKETKQAVYRRLIHTALDVDNIQENISEGKYKNFEEFKADAQLIVHNTAILHGARSDQTEIARLLYNDTCHELNELQLCRTCFHLSNARPDNWFCYPCAPNHELVWARMKGFGYWPAKVMQREGNQVDVRFFGHQHQRAWIPSDNIQEITVNVQQLQVKRSSGWKKACEELELHQRFLREGRAWKGRADERQEEAESSISSTSNEQSKSNQEPKAKKSRRSQPPEPKEEEPEPEVEAVSSSQEIPTAAPHQPERMSVSTQTKKSPSSSSSPAPRMLHRATQTLNEGSCQNMCHDKYTKIFSDVKEMMKVENKRETERVLKEALDKLRVEMEEEKRQAVSKAVTNTQAEMERKCKQVKEKCKEELMEEMKKMMNQHKQLISQTKKKQWCYNCEEEAMYHCCWNTSYCSIKCQQEHWHADHKRTCRRKR; encoded by the exons ATGTCTCGGGTGGTGAAGAAGCGGCAGGCCGACCCCAAGGTGGTGCAGTACGTGTGGTCGGCCATCAAGGTGATCCGCAGCCAGAAACAGATCGCTAACATGGACCGGATCTCAAA GTATCTGAGCCGTGTGTACGGGATGCACCCCAAAGAGACGTCCAGACAGCTGGTGTTAGCGGTGAAGGACGGGCTCGTGGTGGAGACGCTCACTGTGGGCTGTAAGGGCTCTAAGGCTGGAGTGGAGCAGGAGGGATACTGGCTGCCCGGAGACGAGATG GAGCAGATGTCAGAGGGGAGTAAG caggaATGGGAGGCAGAGAGTCATGACTGGTACTGTTTCGAGTGTCATCTCCCAGGAGACGTGCTGGAGTGCGACGGCTGCTTCCGCGTCTATCACATCCGCTGTCTCCCTGACGAGTCCCAGCCCCGAGACTCCACCTCCCACTGGCAGTGTGCTGTCTGCAGG GGCAGTAAAAGGGCGAACTTTAACAAACAGGAAATGGCCGTATATCTGAGGTTCATTCTCGCCCGTATGAAAGAAAGG GCCATCGACCTGCACAAGAGAGGCAAAGAGACGAAGCAGGCGGTGTACCGGAGGCTGATCCACACGGCGCTGGACGTGGATAACATTCAGGAG AACATTTCCGAGGGCAAGTACAAGAACTTTGAGGAATTCAAAGCAGACGCCCAGCTGATTGTCCACAACACGGCCATTCTCCACGGAG CGCGCAGCGATCAGACCGAAATCGCCAGACTTCTCTACAACGACACGTGCCATGAG CTGAACGAGCTGCAGTTGTGCAGAACCTGTTTCCATCTGTCTAACGCTCGGCCCGATAACTGGTTCTGTTATCCCTGT GCTCCCAATCATGAGCTAGTCTGGGCCAGAATGAAGGGTTTCGGTTATTGGCCCGCCAAAGTGATGCAGCGAGAAGGGAACCAGGTTGATGTTCGTTTCTTTGGTCACCAGCACCAGAG AGCCTGGATCCCTTCAGACAACATCCAGGAGATTACCGTGAACGTGCAGCAGCTCCAGGTGAAGCGCAGCAGCGGATGGAAGAAGGCGTGTGAGGAGCTGGAGCTTCACCAGCGCTTCCTCCGCGAAGGACGCGCATGGAAGGGACGCGCGGACGAGCGGCAGGAGGAGGCCGAGTCCAGCATCTCCTCCACCAGCAACGAGCAG TCGAAGAGCAATCAGGAGCCTAAAGCTAAGAAGAGCCGCCGTTCCCAACCACCAGAACCCAAAGAAGAG GAGCCCGAGCCCGAGGTGGAGGCTGTGAGTTCGAGTCAGGAGATCCCCACCGCCGCTCCCCACCAGCCCGAGCGCATGTCCGTCTCAACACAAACCAAAAAGTCTCCGTCGTCCTCTTCCTCGCCCGCGCCCCGCATGCTGCACCGCGCCACGCAGACGCTCAACGAGGGCAGCTGTCAGAACATGTGCCACGACAAGTACACCAAAATCTTCAGCGACGTCAAGGAGATGATGAAGGTCGAAAACAAGCGCGAGACGGAGCGAGTGCTGAAGGAGGCCCTGGACAAG ctgagggtggagatggaggaggagaagaggcAGGCAGTGAGTAAAGCGGTGACCAACACGCAGGCGGAGATGGAGCGCAAGTGTAAGCAGGTGAAGGAGAAGTGTAAGGAGGAGCTGATGGAGGAGATGAAGAAGATGATGAACCAGCACAAGCAGCTCATCTCCCAGACCAAGAAGAAGCAGTGG tgttataACTGCGAGGAGGAGGCGATGTACCACTGCTGCTGGAACACGTCGTACTGCTCCATCAAGTGTCAGCAGGAACACTGGCACGCCGATCACAAACGCACCTGTCGCAGGAAGAGATGA
- the zmynd11 gene encoding zinc finger MYND domain-containing protein 11 isoform X3: MSRVVKKRQADPKVVQYVWSAIKVIRSQKQIANMDRISKYLSRVYGMHPKETSRQLVLAVKDGLVVETLTVGCKGSKAGVEQEGYWLPGDEMEQMSEGSKEWEAESHDWYCFECHLPGDVLECDGCFRVYHIRCLPDESQPRDSTSHWQCAVCRVHGSKRANFNKQEMAVYLRFILARMKERAIDLHKRGKETKQAVYRRLIHTALDVDNIQENISEGKYKNFEEFKADAQLIVHNTAILHGARSDQTEIARLLYNDTCHELNELQLCRTCFHLSNARPDNWFCYPCAPNHELVWARMKGFGYWPAKVMQREGNQVDVRFFGHQHQRAWIPSDNIQEITVNVQQLQVKRSSGWKKACEELELHQRFLREGRAWKGRADERQEEAESSISSTSNEQSKSNQEPKAKKSRRSQPPEPKEEQEPEPEVEAVSSSQEIPTAAPHQPERMSVSTQTKKSPSSSSSPAPRMLHRATQTLNEGSCQNMCHDKYTKIFSDVKEMMKVENKRETERVLKEALDKLRVEMEEEKRQAVSKAVTNTQAEMERKCKQVKEKCKEELMEEMKKMMNQHKQLISQTKKKQWCYNCEEEAMYHCCWNTSYCSIKCQQEHWHADHKRTCRRKR; encoded by the exons ATGTCTCGGGTGGTGAAGAAGCGGCAGGCCGACCCCAAGGTGGTGCAGTACGTGTGGTCGGCCATCAAGGTGATCCGCAGCCAGAAACAGATCGCTAACATGGACCGGATCTCAAA GTATCTGAGCCGTGTGTACGGGATGCACCCCAAAGAGACGTCCAGACAGCTGGTGTTAGCGGTGAAGGACGGGCTCGTGGTGGAGACGCTCACTGTGGGCTGTAAGGGCTCTAAGGCTGGAGTGGAGCAGGAGGGATACTGGCTGCCCGGAGACGAGATG GAGCAGATGTCAGAGGGGAGTAAG gaATGGGAGGCAGAGAGTCATGACTGGTACTGTTTCGAGTGTCATCTCCCAGGAGACGTGCTGGAGTGCGACGGCTGCTTCCGCGTCTATCACATCCGCTGTCTCCCTGACGAGTCCCAGCCCCGAGACTCCACCTCCCACTGGCAGTGTGCTGTCTGCAGGGTACAt GGCAGTAAAAGGGCGAACTTTAACAAACAGGAAATGGCCGTATATCTGAGGTTCATTCTCGCCCGTATGAAAGAAAGG GCCATCGACCTGCACAAGAGAGGCAAAGAGACGAAGCAGGCGGTGTACCGGAGGCTGATCCACACGGCGCTGGACGTGGATAACATTCAGGAG AACATTTCCGAGGGCAAGTACAAGAACTTTGAGGAATTCAAAGCAGACGCCCAGCTGATTGTCCACAACACGGCCATTCTCCACGGAG CGCGCAGCGATCAGACCGAAATCGCCAGACTTCTCTACAACGACACGTGCCATGAG CTGAACGAGCTGCAGTTGTGCAGAACCTGTTTCCATCTGTCTAACGCTCGGCCCGATAACTGGTTCTGTTATCCCTGT GCTCCCAATCATGAGCTAGTCTGGGCCAGAATGAAGGGTTTCGGTTATTGGCCCGCCAAAGTGATGCAGCGAGAAGGGAACCAGGTTGATGTTCGTTTCTTTGGTCACCAGCACCAGAG AGCCTGGATCCCTTCAGACAACATCCAGGAGATTACCGTGAACGTGCAGCAGCTCCAGGTGAAGCGCAGCAGCGGATGGAAGAAGGCGTGTGAGGAGCTGGAGCTTCACCAGCGCTTCCTCCGCGAAGGACGCGCATGGAAGGGACGCGCGGACGAGCGGCAGGAGGAGGCCGAGTCCAGCATCTCCTCCACCAGCAACGAGCAG TCGAAGAGCAATCAGGAGCCTAAAGCTAAGAAGAGCCGCCGTTCCCAACCACCAGAACCCAAAGAAGAG CAGGAGCCCGAGCCCGAGGTGGAGGCTGTGAGTTCGAGTCAGGAGATCCCCACCGCCGCTCCCCACCAGCCCGAGCGCATGTCCGTCTCAACACAAACCAAAAAGTCTCCGTCGTCCTCTTCCTCGCCCGCGCCCCGCATGCTGCACCGCGCCACGCAGACGCTCAACGAGGGCAGCTGTCAGAACATGTGCCACGACAAGTACACCAAAATCTTCAGCGACGTCAAGGAGATGATGAAGGTCGAAAACAAGCGCGAGACGGAGCGAGTGCTGAAGGAGGCCCTGGACAAG ctgagggtggagatggaggaggagaagaggcAGGCAGTGAGTAAAGCGGTGACCAACACGCAGGCGGAGATGGAGCGCAAGTGTAAGCAGGTGAAGGAGAAGTGTAAGGAGGAGCTGATGGAGGAGATGAAGAAGATGATGAACCAGCACAAGCAGCTCATCTCCCAGACCAAGAAGAAGCAGTGG tgttataACTGCGAGGAGGAGGCGATGTACCACTGCTGCTGGAACACGTCGTACTGCTCCATCAAGTGTCAGCAGGAACACTGGCACGCCGATCACAAACGCACCTGTCGCAGGAAGAGATGA
- the zmynd11 gene encoding zinc finger MYND domain-containing protein 11 isoform X2, with the protein MSRVVKKRQADPKVVQYVWSAIKVIRSQKQIANMDRISKYLSRVYGMHPKETSRQLVLAVKDGLVVETLTVGCKGSKAGVEQEGYWLPGDEMEQMSEGSKQEWEAESHDWYCFECHLPGDVLECDGCFRVYHIRCLPDESQPRDSTSHWQCAVCRVHGSKRANFNKQEMAVYLRFILARMKERAIDLHKRGKETKQAVYRRLIHTALDVDNIQENISEGKYKNFEEFKADAQLIVHNTAILHGARSDQTEIARLLYNDTCHELNELQLCRTCFHLSNARPDNWFCYPCAPNHELVWARMKGFGYWPAKVMQREGNQVDVRFFGHQHQRAWIPSDNIQEITVNVQQLQVKRSSGWKKACEELELHQRFLREGRAWKGRADERQEEAESSISSTSNEQSKSNQEPKAKKSRRSQPPEPKEEEPEPEVEAVSSSQEIPTAAPHQPERMSVSTQTKKSPSSSSSPAPRMLHRATQTLNEGSCQNMCHDKYTKIFSDVKEMMKVENKRETERVLKEALDKLRVEMEEEKRQAVSKAVTNTQAEMERKCKQVKEKCKEELMEEMKKMMNQHKQLISQTKKKQWCYNCEEEAMYHCCWNTSYCSIKCQQEHWHADHKRTCRRKR; encoded by the exons ATGTCTCGGGTGGTGAAGAAGCGGCAGGCCGACCCCAAGGTGGTGCAGTACGTGTGGTCGGCCATCAAGGTGATCCGCAGCCAGAAACAGATCGCTAACATGGACCGGATCTCAAA GTATCTGAGCCGTGTGTACGGGATGCACCCCAAAGAGACGTCCAGACAGCTGGTGTTAGCGGTGAAGGACGGGCTCGTGGTGGAGACGCTCACTGTGGGCTGTAAGGGCTCTAAGGCTGGAGTGGAGCAGGAGGGATACTGGCTGCCCGGAGACGAGATG GAGCAGATGTCAGAGGGGAGTAAG caggaATGGGAGGCAGAGAGTCATGACTGGTACTGTTTCGAGTGTCATCTCCCAGGAGACGTGCTGGAGTGCGACGGCTGCTTCCGCGTCTATCACATCCGCTGTCTCCCTGACGAGTCCCAGCCCCGAGACTCCACCTCCCACTGGCAGTGTGCTGTCTGCAGGGTACAt GGCAGTAAAAGGGCGAACTTTAACAAACAGGAAATGGCCGTATATCTGAGGTTCATTCTCGCCCGTATGAAAGAAAGG GCCATCGACCTGCACAAGAGAGGCAAAGAGACGAAGCAGGCGGTGTACCGGAGGCTGATCCACACGGCGCTGGACGTGGATAACATTCAGGAG AACATTTCCGAGGGCAAGTACAAGAACTTTGAGGAATTCAAAGCAGACGCCCAGCTGATTGTCCACAACACGGCCATTCTCCACGGAG CGCGCAGCGATCAGACCGAAATCGCCAGACTTCTCTACAACGACACGTGCCATGAG CTGAACGAGCTGCAGTTGTGCAGAACCTGTTTCCATCTGTCTAACGCTCGGCCCGATAACTGGTTCTGTTATCCCTGT GCTCCCAATCATGAGCTAGTCTGGGCCAGAATGAAGGGTTTCGGTTATTGGCCCGCCAAAGTGATGCAGCGAGAAGGGAACCAGGTTGATGTTCGTTTCTTTGGTCACCAGCACCAGAG AGCCTGGATCCCTTCAGACAACATCCAGGAGATTACCGTGAACGTGCAGCAGCTCCAGGTGAAGCGCAGCAGCGGATGGAAGAAGGCGTGTGAGGAGCTGGAGCTTCACCAGCGCTTCCTCCGCGAAGGACGCGCATGGAAGGGACGCGCGGACGAGCGGCAGGAGGAGGCCGAGTCCAGCATCTCCTCCACCAGCAACGAGCAG TCGAAGAGCAATCAGGAGCCTAAAGCTAAGAAGAGCCGCCGTTCCCAACCACCAGAACCCAAAGAAGAG GAGCCCGAGCCCGAGGTGGAGGCTGTGAGTTCGAGTCAGGAGATCCCCACCGCCGCTCCCCACCAGCCCGAGCGCATGTCCGTCTCAACACAAACCAAAAAGTCTCCGTCGTCCTCTTCCTCGCCCGCGCCCCGCATGCTGCACCGCGCCACGCAGACGCTCAACGAGGGCAGCTGTCAGAACATGTGCCACGACAAGTACACCAAAATCTTCAGCGACGTCAAGGAGATGATGAAGGTCGAAAACAAGCGCGAGACGGAGCGAGTGCTGAAGGAGGCCCTGGACAAG ctgagggtggagatggaggaggagaagaggcAGGCAGTGAGTAAAGCGGTGACCAACACGCAGGCGGAGATGGAGCGCAAGTGTAAGCAGGTGAAGGAGAAGTGTAAGGAGGAGCTGATGGAGGAGATGAAGAAGATGATGAACCAGCACAAGCAGCTCATCTCCCAGACCAAGAAGAAGCAGTGG tgttataACTGCGAGGAGGAGGCGATGTACCACTGCTGCTGGAACACGTCGTACTGCTCCATCAAGTGTCAGCAGGAACACTGGCACGCCGATCACAAACGCACCTGTCGCAGGAAGAGATGA
- the zmynd11 gene encoding zinc finger MYND domain-containing protein 11 isoform X4 — MSRVVKKRQADPKVVQYVWSAIKVIRSQKQIANMDRISKYLSRVYGMHPKETSRQLVLAVKDGLVVETLTVGCKGSKAGVEQEGYWLPGDEMEQMSEGSKQEWEAESHDWYCFECHLPGDVLECDGCFRVYHIRCLPDESQPRDSTSHWQCAVCRGSKRANFNKQEMAVYLRFILARMKERAIDLHKRGKETKQAVYRRLIHTALDVDNIQENISEGKYKNFEEFKADAQLIVHNTAILHGARSDQTEIARLLYNDTCHELNELQLCRTCFHLSNARPDNWFCYPCAPNHELVWARMKGFGYWPAKVMQREGNQVDVRFFGHQHQRAWIPSDNIQEITVNVQQLQVKRSSGWKKACEELELHQRFLREGRAWKGRADERQEEAESSISSTSNEQSKSNQEPKAKKSRRSQPPEPKEEQEPEPEVEAVSSSQEIPTAAPHQPERMSVSTQTKKSPSSSSSPAPRMLHRATQTLNEGSCQNMCHDKYTKIFSDVKEMMKVENKRETERVLKEALDKLRVEMEEEKRQAVSKAVTNTQAEMERKCKQVKEKCKEELMEEMKKMMNQHKQLISQTKKKQWCYNCEEEAMYHCCWNTSYCSIKCQQEHWHADHKRTCRRKR; from the exons ATGTCTCGGGTGGTGAAGAAGCGGCAGGCCGACCCCAAGGTGGTGCAGTACGTGTGGTCGGCCATCAAGGTGATCCGCAGCCAGAAACAGATCGCTAACATGGACCGGATCTCAAA GTATCTGAGCCGTGTGTACGGGATGCACCCCAAAGAGACGTCCAGACAGCTGGTGTTAGCGGTGAAGGACGGGCTCGTGGTGGAGACGCTCACTGTGGGCTGTAAGGGCTCTAAGGCTGGAGTGGAGCAGGAGGGATACTGGCTGCCCGGAGACGAGATG GAGCAGATGTCAGAGGGGAGTAAG caggaATGGGAGGCAGAGAGTCATGACTGGTACTGTTTCGAGTGTCATCTCCCAGGAGACGTGCTGGAGTGCGACGGCTGCTTCCGCGTCTATCACATCCGCTGTCTCCCTGACGAGTCCCAGCCCCGAGACTCCACCTCCCACTGGCAGTGTGCTGTCTGCAGG GGCAGTAAAAGGGCGAACTTTAACAAACAGGAAATGGCCGTATATCTGAGGTTCATTCTCGCCCGTATGAAAGAAAGG GCCATCGACCTGCACAAGAGAGGCAAAGAGACGAAGCAGGCGGTGTACCGGAGGCTGATCCACACGGCGCTGGACGTGGATAACATTCAGGAG AACATTTCCGAGGGCAAGTACAAGAACTTTGAGGAATTCAAAGCAGACGCCCAGCTGATTGTCCACAACACGGCCATTCTCCACGGAG CGCGCAGCGATCAGACCGAAATCGCCAGACTTCTCTACAACGACACGTGCCATGAG CTGAACGAGCTGCAGTTGTGCAGAACCTGTTTCCATCTGTCTAACGCTCGGCCCGATAACTGGTTCTGTTATCCCTGT GCTCCCAATCATGAGCTAGTCTGGGCCAGAATGAAGGGTTTCGGTTATTGGCCCGCCAAAGTGATGCAGCGAGAAGGGAACCAGGTTGATGTTCGTTTCTTTGGTCACCAGCACCAGAG AGCCTGGATCCCTTCAGACAACATCCAGGAGATTACCGTGAACGTGCAGCAGCTCCAGGTGAAGCGCAGCAGCGGATGGAAGAAGGCGTGTGAGGAGCTGGAGCTTCACCAGCGCTTCCTCCGCGAAGGACGCGCATGGAAGGGACGCGCGGACGAGCGGCAGGAGGAGGCCGAGTCCAGCATCTCCTCCACCAGCAACGAGCAG TCGAAGAGCAATCAGGAGCCTAAAGCTAAGAAGAGCCGCCGTTCCCAACCACCAGAACCCAAAGAAGAG CAGGAGCCCGAGCCCGAGGTGGAGGCTGTGAGTTCGAGTCAGGAGATCCCCACCGCCGCTCCCCACCAGCCCGAGCGCATGTCCGTCTCAACACAAACCAAAAAGTCTCCGTCGTCCTCTTCCTCGCCCGCGCCCCGCATGCTGCACCGCGCCACGCAGACGCTCAACGAGGGCAGCTGTCAGAACATGTGCCACGACAAGTACACCAAAATCTTCAGCGACGTCAAGGAGATGATGAAGGTCGAAAACAAGCGCGAGACGGAGCGAGTGCTGAAGGAGGCCCTGGACAAG ctgagggtggagatggaggaggagaagaggcAGGCAGTGAGTAAAGCGGTGACCAACACGCAGGCGGAGATGGAGCGCAAGTGTAAGCAGGTGAAGGAGAAGTGTAAGGAGGAGCTGATGGAGGAGATGAAGAAGATGATGAACCAGCACAAGCAGCTCATCTCCCAGACCAAGAAGAAGCAGTGG tgttataACTGCGAGGAGGAGGCGATGTACCACTGCTGCTGGAACACGTCGTACTGCTCCATCAAGTGTCAGCAGGAACACTGGCACGCCGATCACAAACGCACCTGTCGCAGGAAGAGATGA